One Candidatus Saccharimonadales bacterium genomic window carries:
- a CDS encoding translation elongation factor Ts — translation MKKVDIKEIKRLKQLTGVGVTDAKRALSEADGDFDKALEAMRVKGLSKADKKSEREARAGLVDSYVHSGRIGVVVEINCETDFVARTDDFKTLGHDVAMHIAASSPRFVTRHDIPKKELNKEQDLIKQQLANEGKPKAMIDKIAAGKLKKWYAEVCLVDQPFIKNPDETVGDLVKQHIAKLGENIVVRRFGRIELGGSD, via the coding sequence ATGAAAAAAGTTGATATCAAGGAAATTAAACGCCTCAAACAACTAACCGGAGTAGGAGTAACTGACGCTAAACGGGCGCTGTCAGAAGCCGACGGAGATTTTGATAAAGCCCTGGAGGCCATGCGCGTTAAGGGTTTGTCAAAAGCCGACAAAAAATCGGAGCGAGAAGCTCGGGCTGGCCTGGTGGATTCGTATGTTCATTCGGGCAGAATCGGCGTAGTAGTCGAGATTAACTGTGAAACAGATTTTGTGGCCAGAACCGATGATTTTAAAACCTTGGGTCACGACGTGGCTATGCACATCGCTGCCAGTTCTCCGCGGTTCGTAACGCGCCATGATATTCCAAAAAAGGAGCTTAACAAAGAACAAGATTTGATTAAGCAGCAGTTAGCTAATGAAGGTAAACCAAAAGCTATGATCGATAAGATCGCCGCGGGCAAACTTAAAAAATGGTACGCCGAAGTTTGCTTGGTCGACCAGCCCTTTATCAAGAACCCGGATGAAACCGTTGGAGATTTGGTCAAACAGCACATTGCCAAGCTGGGTGAAAATATTGTTGTAAGGCGGTTTGGCCGGATTGAGTTGGGCGGGTCGGATTAG
- the frr gene encoding ribosome recycling factor: MALNIEEAREKMSQVVERLHEELKKIRTGRASGSMLDGLEIEAYGQPMPLKHAANIVALDGQMLQVTPFDPNNLGAISTAINNSSLGLNPSDDGHVVRVAVPPLNEERRRELVKTLGDKAEEARVALRNVRHDAMKNAKSEQQEGELSEDDYHRVEKQVKELTDGFNRQIDEAFEHKQSEIITV, encoded by the coding sequence ATGGCCTTAAATATTGAAGAAGCCAGGGAAAAAATGTCTCAGGTAGTTGAACGGTTGCACGAAGAACTGAAAAAAATCAGAACCGGCCGGGCCAGTGGCAGCATGTTGGACGGTCTGGAAATCGAGGCCTACGGCCAGCCAATGCCGCTAAAACATGCAGCCAATATCGTCGCTTTAGACGGACAAATGCTGCAAGTCACGCCCTTTGATCCGAATAATTTGGGAGCTATTTCAACCGCTATCAACAACTCAAGCCTAGGGCTGAATCCGTCCGATGACGGTCACGTTGTTCGAGTAGCCGTCCCACCTCTAAACGAAGAGCGCCGTCGAGAACTGGTCAAGACATTAGGCGACAAGGCCGAAGAGGCCCGGGTGGCACTCAGAAACGTCCGCCATGACGCCATGAAAAATGCTAAATCCGAACAGCAGGAGGGCGAGTTATCCGAGGATGATTATCATCGCGTGGAAAAACAAGTTAAAGAACTGACTGATGGCTTCAACCGGCAAATAGACGAAGCCTTCGAGCACAAGCAGTCAGAGATAATAACGGTTTAA
- the uppS gene encoding polyprenyl diphosphate synthase: protein MVESTQHTPKHVGLIVDGNRRWAKARGLPTLEGHRRGYGNINKIADALFSLGVSYVTAYIFSTENWNRDKNEVSYLMDLAYERITKDLKILDEKNIRLCVLGRRDRVSKKLLKVIDNAVDQTKDNDGGTLSFCFNYGGQQEIVDAVNNLDPAKIGLITTTDIDNHLYAPDIPPIDILVRTSGEFRISNFMLWRISYSELMFMSKHFPALNKKDAQIIVQEYASRQRRFGK from the coding sequence TTGGTTGAATCAACTCAGCACACTCCTAAGCACGTCGGCTTAATCGTGGACGGTAACCGACGATGGGCCAAAGCCAGAGGTTTGCCTACCCTGGAAGGCCATAGACGCGGCTATGGCAACATAAATAAGATCGCTGACGCGTTATTCTCTCTGGGGGTAAGTTATGTTACGGCTTACATCTTTTCGACTGAAAATTGGAACCGCGATAAAAACGAAGTGTCGTACTTGATGGACCTAGCTTATGAACGCATTACAAAGGACTTAAAAATATTAGATGAAAAAAATATTCGCTTGTGTGTTTTAGGGCGTCGAGATCGAGTGTCGAAGAAGCTGCTTAAAGTGATCGATAATGCCGTTGATCAGACTAAGGATAACGACGGCGGAACCCTGTCCTTTTGTTTTAACTACGGCGGCCAACAAGAGATAGTAGACGCCGTAAACAACTTGGACCCGGCCAAAATCGGTTTAATTACAACAACCGATATCGATAATCATCTGTACGCGCCTGACATCCCGCCGATTGATATTCTGGTCAGGACCTCCGGCGAATTTAGAATAAGTAATTTCATGCTTTGGCGGATTAGCTATAGCGAGCTTATGTTCATGAGCAAACACTTCCCGGCGCTTAATAAGAAGGACGCGCAAATTATCGTGCAAGAATACGCTTCGCGACAGCGTCGGTTTGGCAAATAG
- a CDS encoding site-2 protease family protein, whose protein sequence is MLLIFGVLMFVLLVVIHEFGHYLAAKRNGVIVEEFGVGYPPRITGRRFKKNGTIYSLNWLPLGGFVRLKGEHDADDSAGSYGAARFHKKVLILLAGVGMNLVAAAIILTALSWVGLPKLVENQFSIASDTRVIKSEVLITYVEPESVADGAGLSVGDRLLSLDGQAIKSADELPALAQRLAGRQVELVTSSAGETMQQQVRLDSEGGDDGYLGVVGGNLDIERSGWTAPIRGVGLTAQFGWLTLKGVVTTVGQLFSGQGSAAAENVAGPVGIVVLLKDVSQAGLNFVLFFVALISVTLAVMNALPIPALDGGRLFVSFLFRVMKRPLSAKTEERIHATGMAVLLTLVAIITVVDVRRFF, encoded by the coding sequence ATGCTGCTTATTTTTGGTGTTTTAATGTTCGTGCTGCTGGTGGTTATCCACGAATTCGGGCATTATCTAGCGGCCAAAAGAAACGGTGTAATAGTCGAGGAGTTTGGCGTGGGTTATCCGCCACGAATAACCGGGCGTCGGTTTAAAAAGAACGGCACAATTTATAGTCTGAATTGGCTGCCGCTCGGGGGCTTCGTCCGGCTTAAGGGCGAGCACGATGCCGACGATTCTGCCGGTAGTTACGGCGCAGCCCGATTCCATAAAAAAGTTCTGATTTTGCTAGCCGGCGTGGGTATGAACCTGGTTGCCGCTGCTATTATTTTGACCGCCCTTAGTTGGGTTGGCTTGCCTAAATTGGTCGAGAACCAATTTAGTATCGCAAGTGATACTAGAGTTATTAAAAGCGAAGTGTTGATAACCTATGTCGAACCAGAATCTGTGGCCGATGGGGCCGGATTGAGTGTCGGTGATAGGTTGTTATCGCTGGACGGACAGGCGATTAAGTCCGCCGATGAGCTGCCGGCCTTAGCCCAGCGATTGGCTGGCCGACAGGTTGAACTGGTAACATCGTCGGCCGGAGAAACGATGCAGCAGCAAGTAAGACTTGATAGCGAGGGCGGAGACGACGGCTACCTGGGGGTTGTGGGTGGTAATTTAGATATCGAGCGTTCTGGTTGGACGGCCCCAATCAGAGGAGTCGGCTTGACCGCGCAGTTTGGCTGGCTGACCTTGAAGGGCGTAGTAACAACAGTTGGACAATTGTTTTCCGGCCAGGGGTCGGCGGCGGCCGAAAACGTGGCCGGACCAGTTGGCATCGTCGTACTGTTAAAGGATGTCAGCCAGGCTGGTTTAAATTTCGTTTTATTTTTTGTCGCCCTTATTTCCGTTACATTAGCGGTAATGAATGCATTGCCGATTCCGGCGCTTGATGGCGGACGGCTGTTTGTCAGCTTTTTATTCCGGGTTATGAAGCGGCCACTATCGGCTAAGACCGAGGAGCGGATTCATGCTACTGGGATGGCGGTATTATTGACCCTGGTTGCAATAATAACTGTGGTCGATGTCCGAAGATTCTTCTAA
- a CDS encoding type II CAAX endopeptidase family protein — MSEDSSKPEISPRPWGWVAAIGIVLLALAVGGLAAEALRVLTSWPANDLTQFQDLALGLVSIGVTIAAVIAFVNYRGFSLEALGFNQPKSRIKASIALVFGTFGLYFLTSLLAISLLSVLLPNVDLNQAQDLGLDEPDRFIDYGAIFLLLVLIAPLSEEIIFRGFMFQGLTRSMRWQLAAIISAALFGLAHGQLNVGIDTGLLGLFSAWLVHHTGSIWPSIGLHVLKNLIAYTLVFLLPLLS, encoded by the coding sequence ATGTCCGAAGATTCTTCTAAACCGGAAATATCACCCCGGCCTTGGGGCTGGGTGGCTGCAATCGGCATCGTCCTGTTAGCCTTGGCGGTTGGCGGCCTGGCGGCCGAAGCCTTGAGGGTTTTAACTAGCTGGCCGGCCAATGATCTGACTCAGTTTCAAGACTTGGCGCTAGGGTTGGTCAGTATTGGTGTGACGATTGCCGCTGTTATCGCCTTTGTCAACTACCGCGGATTTAGTTTGGAGGCATTGGGGTTTAACCAGCCAAAATCAAGGATTAAAGCCAGTATCGCTTTGGTTTTTGGCACCTTCGGTCTATATTTCCTGACTTCGTTATTGGCTATTTCTCTATTGAGTGTGCTGTTACCGAACGTTGATTTGAATCAAGCCCAGGATCTTGGCCTGGACGAACCGGATAGGTTTATCGATTATGGCGCAATATTTTTATTACTGGTTTTGATTGCACCGCTGAGTGAAGAGATTATTTTCCGCGGCTTTATGTTCCAGGGATTGACACGCAGCATGCGATGGCAACTGGCCGCGATCATATCGGCCGCCTTGTTCGGGCTGGCACATGGCCAGCTCAATGTTGGCATCGATACCGGATTACTGGGCCTGTTCTCGGCCTGGTTAGTCCATCACACTGGTTCTATCTGGCCCTCAATCGGCCTGCACGTGCTGAAAAATCTAATTGCCTACACGCTGGTGTTTTTACTGCCTCTGCTATCATAA